The nucleotide sequence GTATCACGATGCCAGCGAAGTTATTACCGGAGATTTACCCACTCCGGTCAAATATCACAATCCACATATCGCACGGGAATACAAAAAAATAGAAAAAATCGCGCAGAAAAAATTACTGGAAATGCTGCCAACTGAGCTGCAAGAGGATTTCCGTCCAATCTTGGATGACAGTCAGCATACAACAGAAGAAACTTTTATCATTAAACAGGCCGATTCCCTGTGTGCTTACCTCAAATGTCTGGAAGAGTTATCAGCAGGTAACCATGAATTCAATCTGGCGATAGCCCGACTTGAAAAAACCCTGGCTGATCGTCACAGCCAGGAGATGGATTACTTTATGAAAGTTTTTGTACCGGGATTCAGCCTGTCATTGGACGAAATTAGTCTTGATATTCCCCATTAGAATGGAAACAACCAAGGGATAACCAGCACGCTTATCACCATCACCAACAGAGTGAACGGCACGCCCAAACGGACAAAATCGGAGAACTTATAACCACCGGGGCCAAGCACCAGCGTATTCACTGGGGACGAAACCGGGGTCATAAATGCGGCGGACGCTGCCACACCAATAATCATGGCAAATGGCATGGGAGATACTGCCATTTCACGTGCAGCAGCAATAGCTATCGGTGCCATTAATACTGCCGTTGCCGTATTAGAAATAAACAAACCAATTACGGCACAAAGTATAAACAGACAGACCAGCATCACCCTCGGCCCCATATCACCCGCAATATCCATCAAGCCACGGACAATCAGCTCAATCCCACCCGTTTTTTGTAATGCCAGTGCAAATGGCATCATCCCGACAATCAGGATAATACTGGGCCAATGAATAGAGCGGTACGCACTTTCCATATCGATACAACGGAATTTTCCCATCAACAAGCAAGCTATCAATGCGGCAATCACATTGGGTATTTCATCGGTAAGCATCATGGCTACCATCAGCGCCAAACTAAAAAGCGCATGTGGCGCTTGAGACGTTGCCGGGGCCACCTCTTCGATCTCAACCGGCAGATTAAGGACAATAAAATCGCGCATTTTGGTTTGCAGGACACGTATCAGTTTCCAGTCACCAATAACCAGCAAAATATCGCCAAGTTGCAGTGGCGCATCAACCAGTTTACCCGACAACGATTCACCATCACGTCGAATACCAACAACATTCAAACCATAGCAGGTACGAAAACCTATTTCCCGCAGTGACTTACCCAATAAATCCGACTCCGGGATCAGAGAGACTTCAGCCATACCTACGTTACGAGATTGTTCAGAGAAATACTCCCCGCGCAGCACCATCGGTTCTAATAATTGCTCACTGCAAAATTGACGCAGATCCACCTCACTGTCTGACATATCAACCAGCAACACATCCCGTTCTCTCAATTCTGTATTGCCCATCGCACTGACCATAACGCGCCGAAAACGCCGCCAACGCTCGATACCAACGACATTAGCCCCGTAGCGAGCACGCAAATTTGACTCATCAAGCGAAAGACCTATCAGCGGGGAACCTGAGCGGATCGCCAGGCGACGCGCGCGACCGGATAATTTATAGTCGCGGATAAGGTCACGGAAAGTACGACGATGCCATTTATCATGGCCTTTATCCGATTGATGATTTGCCAACCAATGGCGAGCAATCAGCATATAACCCATACCGGCAAACAGAATCAAGATACCAATAGGTGTAATAGAGAAGAATTTGAAACCGGGAAGCCCTTCCCGTATCAACTCACTGTTAACCACCATATTGGGAGGCGTCGCTACCAATGTCATCATGCCACTGATAAGCCCGGCAAAACTCAAGGGCATCATCAACCGCCCCGGCGAAATTTTCATCCTTACCGCGACACTGAGCACCACTGGAATGAAAATCGCGACCACTCCCGTAGAGCTCATAAAAGCACCAAGCCCTGCAACAGTCATCATCAGTAATGCCAACATTTTAGTTTCGCTGTTCCCGGCAACTCTTACCAGCCAATCCCCCATTTGATAAGCAACGCCAGTTCTTACCAATCCTTCACCAATCACAAACAGGGCAGCTATCAACAACACATTGGGATCACTAAAACCGCTGGTCGCTTCACCAAGCGTCAACGTTCCACTTATGACAAACGCGATAATCACCAATAATGCAACAATATCCATGCGCAGTTTATTGGAAGTAAAAAGAACAATAGCTATCAGCAGCAGGGTCAATACCCACAAGAGTTCGCTATTCAAAATGGCCTCTATCAACAAAAAAGAAGATATTAGTGTCAAAAACTTGGCTAGTAGACCATTTTATTAAGAGAAAATCTCCAGTTGCGATCAACAATGTGTCCACTTTTCGTCATGAACCATCATCTCTGATTTTCCAGTACATTGACTGCAATAATCTAGCAACGGCTCTCTCCTGGTTCAAATATCATCAAGAAACGAACGATCGAGTTGTTTAAATGCGCGTTTCAGCAGTTCTGCGAGAGATTGATAAGTTGGCGTTTGCTGCACCGGCGCCATTGTGATACCTGCTGCGGCAAATTTATCACGGATTTCATGAAACCATTTCAGCAATGCCGCGGGTAACGGAGTTGATGCCCGTTTCCCCAACCACCATAACCCTTGCATCGGTAAACTACAGGCGAACAGTGCCGTCGCCACCGCTGGGCCAAGCTGACCACCCAGTGCGATTTGCCACGTCAGAGTAAAAATAGCCAACGGCGGCATAAACCGGATACCAAAGCGGGTAGCCTTAATAATCCGGTTTTCAGGAAACATGGGTGCCAACTGTTTCTCAATCGGCCAAGTTTTCATGTATTGTTGTCCCAGTTGCATCTTTCTCAGCCATCCATTACTGGTGGGAGGTATTGCGCTCATCATGACCTCAATCAATTAAAAACACATTTTTTAAAAAAACATTGTAACTGATAAAATATTTTTTGTAGGATTAGGTATATTTTGTCTTTGCTGCTCGCTATCGGTATCCTACATTCACTTGTATGTTATACACAGCAGTAAAGCAGCATATTTTACTTTTTACTGCACTTAGGCTCATTTTGTTAACAAATCACGCTATCTTTTAACATCAGAGCAGGCAAAAAAGGTTTTTTGAAAATTTAAACCTTATCATCATGCTCTTTGCACTTAGCATGATGTTAATCATTTAATGTCATCACTATATGCTCTACGCTGATGAGTAATTGACGTTTTATTAATCACATGTCTTATCTGTAAGACTCAATGACAAACACGATATAGGTACTTCCATGTCAAGTAAGCTGGTACTGGTCCTCAATTGCGGTAGCTCTTCTCTGAAATTTGCTATCATCGATCCTGCTAACGGTGAAGAATATCTTTCTGGTCTAGCTGAATGTTTTAACCTGCCTGAAGCCCGCATTAAGTGGAAAATGGATGGCGCAAAACATGAAGCCGCTTTAGGTGCTGGTGCAGCCCACAGTGAAGCATTGAACTTTATTGTTAATACGATTCTGGCCGAAAAACCAGAACTTTCTGATCAAATTGCCGCAATCGGCCACCGCATTGTTCACGGCGGTGAAAAATTCACGGCATCCGTTACCATCAATGATGAAGTGATTCAAGGGATCAAAGATGCGGTTCCATTCGCACCATTGCACAACCCTGCTCACCTGATTGGCATTGAAGAAGCGAAAAAAGGGTTCCCACACCTGGCTGACAAAAACGTTGCTGTATTCGATACCGCTTTCCATCAGACCATGCCAGAAGAGGCTTACCTCTATGCCCTGCCATACAACCTGTATAAAGAGCACGGCATTCGTCGCTATGGCGCTCATGGAACCAGCCACTTCTTCGTTTCCCGTGAAGCGGCAAAAACGCTCAACAAACCGGTTGAAGAGCTGAATGTTATCGTCTGCCACTTGGGTAATGGTGGCTCTATCTCGGCTATCGTTAATGGTCAATGTGTTGACACCTCTATGGGATTGACACCACTGGAAGGTCTGGTAATGGGTACCCGCAGTGGTGACATCGACCCAGCAATCATTTTCCATCTGCATGATTCACTCGGCATGAGCGTTGAACAAATCAACAAACTGTTGACCAAAGAATCTGGCTTACTCGGTCTGACCGAAGTCACCAGTGATTGCCGTTATATAGAAGATAACTATGCAACCAAAGCCGATGCTAAACGCGCGATGGATGTCTACTGCCACCGTCTGGCTAAATACGTTGGTGCTTATTCCGCACTAATGGAAGGCCGCTTGGATGCCATTATCTTTACCGGGGGTATTGGTGAAAACTCCGCACTGGTTCGTGAACAGGTGATGAAAAAACTGGCCCTGTTAGGTTTCGAATACGATCACGACCGTAACCTAGCGGCCCGCTTCGGTAAATCCGGTGCTATCACTACTGATAACAGCCGTCCTGCTTTAGTGATCCCAACCAATGAAGAATTGGTGATCGCTCAAGATGCAGCGCGCCTGACCGCGTAATAATTTTATCAACCGCCAGCCACTGCTGGCGGTACTATTTTTGACCAACGAGCAACCGTAAAGAGGTTTCCGTGTCCCGTACAATTATGTTAATCCCTACTAGCACCAGCGTCGGCTTGACCAGTGTTAGTTTAGGTGTCATCCGCTCAATGGAACAAAAAGGCGTCAGCCTGAGTGTTTTCAAACCTATCGCCCAGCCTCGTTGCCGTGCCGCCCAAGATCAAACCACCACCATCATCCGCGCTAATTCCAGCATAAAGACCGCTGAACCGCTGGACATGGCACATGTGGAATCTTTGCTGACAACCAATCAGAAAGATGTGCTGATGGAAAAGATCGTGGCCCTTTACCACGAAAATACCAAAGACGCAGAAGTCATTCTGATTGAAGGTCTGGTTCCAACCCGTAAACATTCATTCGCCCAATCTCTCAACTATGAAATTGCCAAGACCCTGAACGCTGAAATCGTATTCGTATTGGCGCTAGGTAACGATTCCCCGGAACAGTTGAAAGAACGAGTTGAACTGGCTCGTGCTGAATTTGGCGGTAACAAAAACCAGAACATTACCGGCGTTATTATCAATAAACTGAATGCGCCAGTTGATGATCAAGGCCGTACCCGTCCGGATCTGTCAGAAATCTTTGACGAATCCTCAAAAGCCATCGTATCCAACATCGATCCGAACACGCTGTTCAAAAATAGCCCATTGCCAATTCTGGGTTGCATTCCGTGGAGTTTTGACCTGATTGCAACCCGCGCAATTGATATGGCAAAACACCTGAACGCCCGTATTATCAACGAAGGTGCAATCAAAACCCGCCGTGTGAAATCTGTGACTTTCTGTGCCCGCAGCATTCCACACATGTTAGAGCACTTCCGTCCCGGTTCTCTACTGGTCACTTCGGCTGATCGTCCAGACGTTCTGGTTTCAGCTTGTCTGGCGGCGATGAATGGGGTTGAAATCGGTGCAATCCTGCTGACTGGCGGTTATGCCATCGATGAGCCGATTAAGCAATTGTGCGAACGTGCCTTCAACACTGGCCTACCTGTCTTTATGGTTGATACCAACACCTGGCAAACTTCTCTGAACCTGCAAAGTTTCAGCCTGGAAGTTCCGGCAGATGACCATGAACGCATCGAAAAACTGCAAAACTACGTCGCACACCACATCAACAAAGAGTGGATCGACTCCCTGACAGCGAACTCTGAGCGCCCACACCGCCTCTCTCCACCTGCATTCCGTTATCAATTAACCGAACTGGCACGCAAAGCAGGCAAACGCGTTGTTCTGCCGGAAGGTGACGAACCTCGTACCGTGAAAGCGGCATCTATCTGTGCTGATCGCGGTATCGCGCGATGTGTTCTGCTGGGTGATCCAGAAGAGATCCGTCGGGTTGCCGCGGCTCAGGGCGTAGAACTGGGTGCAGGTATTGAAATTGTCGATCCCATTGCTGTACGTGAACGTTATGTCCCACGTCTGGTTGAGCTACGCAAAAACAAAGGCATGACCGAAGTCGTTGCGCGTGAACAATTGGAAGACAACGTTGTTCTGGGTACGTTGATGCTGGAACAGGGCGAAGTCGATGGTTTGGTTTCCGGTGCGGTACACACCACGGCAAACACCATCCGTCCACCATTGCAATTAATCAAAACTGCACCGGGTAGCTCGCTGGTATCATCCGTATTCTTTATGCTGCTGCCAGAACAGGTTCTGGTTTATGGTGACTGCGCAATCAACCCAGATCCGACTGCTGAACAACTGTCTGAAATCGCTATTCAATCGGCGGATTCAGCCAAAGCATTTGGTATCGAACCGCGCGTTGCCATGATCTCCTACTCTACCGGCAACTCCGGTGCAGGTAGTGATGTTGAGAAAGTGCGTGAAGCAACCCGTTTAGCACAGGAAAAACGTCCAGATCTGATCATTGATGGCCCACTGCAATATGACGCCGCGATCATGGCAGATGTAGCGAAATCCAAAGCACCAAACTCACCGGTTGCCGGTCAAGCTACCGTGTTCATCTTCCCTGATCTGAATACCGGTAACACTACCTATAAAGCAGTACAACGTTCTGCGGATCTGGTTTCCATCGGGCCAATGCTGCAAGGTATGCGTAAACCGGTGAACGACCTGTCCCGTGGCGCTTTGGTAGACGATATTGTTTACACCGTTGCACTGACCGCAATTCAATCAGCACAAGGGGAAGCGTAACCGTTTCTTATCCGTAGCAGATTAATGACTGATAAAGGCTGAATCCTGTACTTCACTGGATTCAGCCTTTTTATTTTCTTTTTATTCCCGGAAAGATGCTGGTTTTCTGATGTACTCGGCTGTTATTTTGCTGGTGATACACTTGAAGAAGCCTGGCAAGATGCTAAAAGTGCTATTGAGGTACATTTCGCAAAATAAATCAGAAATTTAATCGTGCCGCATATATGCGGCACCTTACCTTTATAGTTATTTGCACAAATTTAAGATTGATAATTACAGGGTAATAGAATAGATGTTAAATCCTATTTTTAGGGATTTTTCGGTAATAATACATAAGCAACCTGAGCTTGTATTTCATTCGTTGATAACCATTTATTAAATTCAACTCCTGTATTATATTGAGGAGGAACCTTGCACTTCGATCCTTTTTTACCTAACCCATATGATAATGTTCCAGCTTCCACTTTATATTCACAATCATGTTTAGTTGTAAATTCATTATATAGCCAACCTAATCCTTCTGTACTGAATTCTATAGTAATTTTTGGCTTTTCAGTTTTCGGATATGTTTTTGCATAAGTATATGCAGGTGCAATTCCACAATAGTCATTTTCTCCTTCTGTAACACAAGGGATTGCAGTATATCTATTTTGGTCTAATGATATATATTGACTTTTTCCCATCCCTCTATACCAATATTTTGCTTTGTCTATCTTATCATCCTGATTATGAGTAGAAGTATTATTTAACTCAACGTCATTTCTCTTGTCAAAATCTTTCACATTCGCTCTAAGTTTGCAATTTTCATACATAGACATGACTTTAGTCTTTGCCAATCCATTTGCAGTTATTGCATTTTTTACCTGATTCCTAATTTCCTCCGTATCTTGCATACATGCCATACTGAAACTACTCATAGCTAATAAAAACGGAGAAATAAAGAAAACCTTTTTATTCAAATTCATATTTCTTTCCTTACTTGATTTATGGTTTTAGCACGAAATGGAACAAAAATGAATTTCGTTATTATTAAGTTAATATTTAATTTACGGCATAAATAATAATTCAAATCACAATTCAGTCGTAAATAATAAATTAATAACAATAGAACATTACAATATAACTCATTGAATTAAATTGGTTATTATTTACTTTCTTAACTAAGAGTAGATTACTAAATCAAAAAACACAAATTACAGAATCATTAAACTAAATAATATCTTATTTAAACACATAAGAACAAATATAGAAAAATTTCAACAATATATAAAATAAGCAACTTATCAACATTCACTGTTCTATATATAACATAATAACTAATGATTTTTTATATCATAACAATCTAAATAACCTTCACAAGATTGCAATTATGCTTGATTATAAAATACATAAAAATCAAATAATTATTTATCACTATTGTAAAATATTTTTCAATGAAAATTTTTCTGCTATCTAACTGAACACAATTAAATACAAAAAACAATTTAATCGTGCCGCATATCTGCGGCACCTCACCTTTAGAGTTAATTCAAGATTAATAATTGCATGGTAACAGAATAGATGTTAAATCCTATTTTTTTGGTTTTTTCGGTAGCAATACATAAGAAACTTGAGCTTGTATTTTATGTCCTGATAACCATCGGTTAAATTCAACCCCTACCCTATATTCAGCAGGCTTACAGCTACTCACTCTATCACCCGATGTTCCTGTTCTACCAAGCCCATATGAACCTCCACCTTCCGCTTTAATTTGACACTGATGTTGAGTTGTAAATTCGTTATATAACCAACCAAATCCTTCTGTACTGAACTCTATAGTAATTTTAGGCTTTTCACTTGTCGGATATGTTTTTGCATAAGTATATTGAGGTGTAATTCCACAATAACTCGCCTCTGTAACACAAGGGATTGCATTATATCCATTGCGGTCTAATAATATATATTCATCTTTTCCCATCCCTCTATACCAATATTTTGCTGTCGCAGCCTCATCATCCTGATTATGAGTAGAAGTAGAAGTATTATTTAACTCAATGTCATTTCTCTTTTCAAAATTTTTCACATTCGCTCTAAGTTTGCAATTTCCATACATGGACATCACTTTAGTCTTACTCAATCCATTATAATCTATTGCGTCTTTTACCTGATTTCTAATATTTTCTGGATCTTGCATACATGCCATACTGAAACTACTCATTGCTAATAAAAACGGGGAAATCAGGAAAACTTTTTTATTCAAACTCATGTGTCTCTCCTTGCTTTATTTATGGTTTTGATACCTGATTAAATGAAAATAGATTTCATCGTTATATGTTGATTTAAAAAACACTATTACAGACAACACACAATAAATTAACCCATGCCATTAATCTTCATTATTATTATCTGACTGAAATAAGGTAGATTATTTAACTATAAAAAACAAAAACAAATTCCAATATAATTAAATTAAAAAATATGTCATTAGAATATCTACAAAACAATATAGTAACGGTATATAAGAAAAAAACCAATAGTGATATGAAAATATTTCTTTTGAAAAATATTTCTCAATGAAAATTTTCTTTGTTATCTAATAGAATTCTTTCGAGACTGTAATTTACATTTATTCCTTTAACATTCTATCGAGTTCTACCCATTATATCCTCCAGCAAAGACAATTAGCTTTAACCAAGAAAAAGCACCAAAGCGATAAGACATTCGGCGCTAAAAAAGAAAGTTTAAAGCTGATAATGACACGATTATAAATAACTTTTCATAATTATAATACACTCACTCTTTTTATTCTCTGCTATTCCTGTAGGGACATGAATTTAAAAACGTTTTCACTTTCTCAAGCAATTGCCACATATACTGACAGCCATGATTTCGTGTCACCGTTTCATGTAAGGATTGCCACAGACGCTCAATTTTATTCAGCCAGGGTGAATAAACAGGTAAAAACAACAGATTAAATTTAGGATGACAAGCCAGCCAATCTCTGACCCGTCGGCTTTTATGGATACTGTAATTATCCAAAATCAAAGTGAGGGTTTCAGCATGACAATACTGGCGTTCAAGTTCTTCCAATACATTGATAAATAACTGAGAATTCTTATTTAACCCGTCAGCATAAGTCACTTTTCCCGTTTGAACATTCAGGCAACCTGCAAAATAATGTTTTTGGTTTTTTCCTGGTGTCACTATACGTTTCTGTTGCCCTTTTAAATACCAGTCAGCCCCGATTTTTGGATTCAGCTCGATGTCGACTTCATCTTCATAAAAAACGGGATGTTTTTCTGAACACGTTGACAATGCCTCGGTAATTTTCGCCATTTTTTCATGGTACTCGGGATCGGGTAATTTAAGCGTCGGGGCTGCCCTTCGCCACACGATACCCATTTTATGTAAGTAACGATAGAAGGTACTGATGGATAATTTTATGTTTAATAATTCATTGATTTTAATTATAAAAAACTCAAGACTCCAGCGAGAACGCAGGCAGCCCAATTGCTGGGGAGAATATTGCAATAAAAAAGACAGTAAAGGATAAAGCGGGATTAAATTCCAGACAGCGGGTCTGCCCACAGGCAGGCTTTTGAGTCCTTCCAGACCATATAAAGTCAACCAGTTTATCCAGCGATAGACAGAAGAACGACTGGCGCAAAGGGTTTTGGCGACCAGAGAGACAGACTCGCCTCGATGCAGCATCAATATGGCCATGAGCCTGCGAGCATAATCTTTATCTCGGGTGTTCTGGATAATTTTTTTCATCTGGCGTCGTTCATTGCGGGGTATAGGTGCTATGATAGGCATAACTCAGTCCGTTTAGTGGTTTGGGATTATCTACAATTGATCAGATTGCAAAAATTGGACTGAGTTCCCTCCAAGTGTTCTACTATTTTGAAAAGTTATTTATAACAGATATTAAGGATTAATCTGATATGGGTAATTGTATATAAGCAATTATCGCCTCTATTTTAACTGGCTTTTCCGATAGCCACTTATTAAACTCATCTCCTACCTTATAACCTTTAGGCTGACAATTTGACTTATCTTTTTTCAATGCACCTATTCCACCCAACCCATATGATTCTCCTCTTGATTCAACATCAATTTCGCAGTTATGTTTAGTGGTAAATTCATTATATAGCCAGCCAGGTTCTACGGTACTAAACTCTATAACGAATTTTTTATCTTCTCTCATCGGGTAGCTCTTGGCGTAAGTATATTCAGGAGAAATTCCGCAAAAGCGATTTGGCACGTTAACACAAGGAATACTCTTAAACTTATTACTATCAAATAACTTAAATTCTTCTATTCCCATTCCTCGATACCAGTACATCGCTATCTCTGCACGTTCATTCCTATTTTTAGATTTGTTATTAGTTAATATAATTCTATTTCCGGTATTCACCACATCCAATTCACAATTTTTATACATAGACATCACTTTAGTCTCTTGTAGGCCATAACTTTTTATTATATGTTCCACCATTGGATCAGTATTACATGCCATACTAAAGTGGCTCACAACTAATAAAGTGGCAATCAGAAAGGCTTTTTTATTAAAACTCATACTTCTCTCCTTACTTTATCGATGGTATTGATACCCAAAAGAACGAAGATATATTTCATAGCCGTTATTAATAAATCCAGTCATCATCTTTACCGACACATAATGACCTAACGTACAATGCCACTATAAATAAAACTCCACTACAAATAAGAAACCAACAACAAAATAACTTTGCAATATAAATCATATCATTTAATCAGTTTCTCTTGTTATTAGCCTTATTAAATAAAGGTAGATTATGAAATCAAAAAAAACAAGCCCTATAATAATTAAATAAAAAACCGGATAAACACAAAAAAAGATCATTTCAATAACATTTGAAATAGATACTTTTTTATTTATTACAATATCATGTAAATAAAATAAATACCTATTTACCATTCAAAATCAATATAAATGACATTATCTAATTGCAATTATATACCCGTCATCTTTCAAGTTGCTTCTTTGTTGGCTGCACTCACTCACCCCGGTCACATCGTTATCTATGCTCCCGGGGATTTACTCCCTTGCCGTCGCGATGCATCTTGAAATCCATAGGGTATAGTCATCAAAACAGTTCAAAAAGATAAAATCTTTATTCATACTTATTGTAGAATATCTACTAATTATAATTTTCTTTTACCACATGATAATATCTTGCCTGTAAAGTATATTTTTACATAAAAAATATTATAAATGTCTATTTTATTTACAAGTAACACGGATAAGTATAAGTTCACTTAAAATCCATTACCAATAAAAAGCACCGAAGTTATAAACATTCGGTGCAATATATTTCAACAAAAATTATTTATAGCTGAAATCTATTTTGCTAATAATACATAAGAAATGATGGGATCTATTTTGGCTGGCTTTTCCAACCATTTATTAAATACATTCCCTATTACAAGTTTCTTATATTTATTATCACAACTCGCTGATGTCCCTATCACACCAAGCCCGTATGTTCCTCCTCCCTCTGCTTTAATTTGACACTTATGTTTAGTTGTAAATTCATTATATAACCATCCCGGTTCTATTGTACTAAACTCAACAACAACGCCAGGGTTTTTATTTGTCAGATAACCTTGAGAATAAGTATATTCGGGAGCAATTCCACAAAAATTTTCTCCTTTAACACAAGGAAGGCTTTTATACTTATTCTGGTGAAATGCTTTATATTCCTTTATTCCCATCCCTCTATACCAGTACATCGCCTTTTCTGCTTTAGTATCACGATTTGCCGCTTTATTATTTACTAATGTCACTTTATTCGGTGTATCTGCTGAAACTGAAAGTGTGCAATTTTTATACATAGACATCACTTTGGTATTTTCCAGTCCATTTTTATTGATTATTTTTTCTATCTTTGGATCTGTCTTACATGCCATACTAAAACTACTCATTGCGAGTAAAAAAGGGGAAATCAGGAAAACTTTTTTATTTAAAATCATACTTATCTCCTTGCTTTATTTAATTAAGAAGTTTAACGTTTAGTGGAATAAAAATAAATTTCATTGTTGTTATTAATATACTTATTTTAAAACATATCATTACAGATGACAGATAATAAATTAACCAATTAAATCATTCTCTATTGCTACCAAATGACGTAGATAACGATATGTTATTAGATCATAAAAAACAAAAACAAATTCCAATATGATTAAAATAAAAAATATTTACTTTATATATCAAGGCA is from Photorhabdus laumondii subsp. laumondii and encodes:
- the yfbR gene encoding 5'-deoxynucleotidase; the encoded protein is MSHFFAHLSRLKLINRWPLMRNVRTENVSEHSLQVAFVAHALAIIKNRKFGGNVNAERIALLAMYHDASEVITGDLPTPVKYHNPHIAREYKKIEKIAQKKLLEMLPTELQEDFRPILDDSQHTTEETFIIKQADSLCAYLKCLEELSAGNHEFNLAIARLEKTLADRHSQEMDYFMKVFVPGFSLSLDEISLDIPH
- a CDS encoding SLC13 family permease is translated as MNSELLWVLTLLLIAIVLFTSNKLRMDIVALLVIIAFVISGTLTLGEATSGFSDPNVLLIAALFVIGEGLVRTGVAYQMGDWLVRVAGNSETKMLALLMMTVAGLGAFMSSTGVVAIFIPVVLSVAVRMKISPGRLMMPLSFAGLISGMMTLVATPPNMVVNSELIREGLPGFKFFSITPIGILILFAGMGYMLIARHWLANHQSDKGHDKWHRRTFRDLIRDYKLSGRARRLAIRSGSPLIGLSLDESNLRARYGANVVGIERWRRFRRVMVSAMGNTELRERDVLLVDMSDSEVDLRQFCSEQLLEPMVLRGEYFSEQSRNVGMAEVSLIPESDLLGKSLREIGFRTCYGLNVVGIRRDGESLSGKLVDAPLQLGDILLVIGDWKLIRVLQTKMRDFIVLNLPVEIEEVAPATSQAPHALFSLALMVAMMLTDEIPNVIAALIACLLMGKFRCIDMESAYRSIHWPSIILIVGMMPFALALQKTGGIELIVRGLMDIAGDMGPRVMLVCLFILCAVIGLFISNTATAVLMAPIAIAAAREMAVSPMPFAMIIGVAASAAFMTPVSSPVNTLVLGPGGYKFSDFVRLGVPFTLLVMVISVLVIPWLFPF
- the yfbV gene encoding terminus macrodomain insulation protein YfbV, with translation MSAIPPTSNGWLRKMQLGQQYMKTWPIEKQLAPMFPENRIIKATRFGIRFMPPLAIFTLTWQIALGGQLGPAVATALFACSLPMQGLWWLGKRASTPLPAALLKWFHEIRDKFAAAGITMAPVQQTPTYQSLAELLKRAFKQLDRSFLDDI
- the ackA gene encoding acetate kinase, encoding MSSKLVLVLNCGSSSLKFAIIDPANGEEYLSGLAECFNLPEARIKWKMDGAKHEAALGAGAAHSEALNFIVNTILAEKPELSDQIAAIGHRIVHGGEKFTASVTINDEVIQGIKDAVPFAPLHNPAHLIGIEEAKKGFPHLADKNVAVFDTAFHQTMPEEAYLYALPYNLYKEHGIRRYGAHGTSHFFVSREAAKTLNKPVEELNVIVCHLGNGGSISAIVNGQCVDTSMGLTPLEGLVMGTRSGDIDPAIIFHLHDSLGMSVEQINKLLTKESGLLGLTEVTSDCRYIEDNYATKADAKRAMDVYCHRLAKYVGAYSALMEGRLDAIIFTGGIGENSALVREQVMKKLALLGFEYDHDRNLAARFGKSGAITTDNSRPALVIPTNEELVIAQDAARLTA
- the pta gene encoding phosphate acetyltransferase, with translation MLIPTSTSVGLTSVSLGVIRSMEQKGVSLSVFKPIAQPRCRAAQDQTTTIIRANSSIKTAEPLDMAHVESLLTTNQKDVLMEKIVALYHENTKDAEVILIEGLVPTRKHSFAQSLNYEIAKTLNAEIVFVLALGNDSPEQLKERVELARAEFGGNKNQNITGVIINKLNAPVDDQGRTRPDLSEIFDESSKAIVSNIDPNTLFKNSPLPILGCIPWSFDLIATRAIDMAKHLNARIINEGAIKTRRVKSVTFCARSIPHMLEHFRPGSLLVTSADRPDVLVSACLAAMNGVEIGAILLTGGYAIDEPIKQLCERAFNTGLPVFMVDTNTWQTSLNLQSFSLEVPADDHERIEKLQNYVAHHINKEWIDSLTANSERPHRLSPPAFRYQLTELARKAGKRVVLPEGDEPRTVKAASICADRGIARCVLLGDPEEIRRVAAAQGVELGAGIEIVDPIAVRERYVPRLVELRKNKGMTEVVAREQLEDNVVLGTLMLEQGEVDGLVSGAVHTTANTIRPPLQLIKTAPGSSLVSSVFFMLLPEQVLVYGDCAINPDPTAEQLSEIAIQSADSAKAFGIEPRVAMISYSTGNSGAGSDVEKVREATRLAQEKRPDLIIDGPLQYDAAIMADVAKSKAPNSPVAGQATVFIFPDLNTGNTTYKAVQRSADLVSIGPMLQGMRKPVNDLSRGALVDDIVYTVALTAIQSAQGEA
- a CDS encoding IS630-like element ISPlu10 family transposase, which gives rise to MPIIAPIPRNERRQMKKIIQNTRDKDYARRLMAILMLHRGESVSLVAKTLCASRSSVYRWINWLTLYGLEGLKSLPVGRPAVWNLIPLYPLLSFLLQYSPQQLGCLRSRWSLEFFIIKINELLNIKLSISTFYRYLHKMGIVWRRAAPTLKLPDPEYHEKMAKITEALSTCSEKHPVFYEDEVDIELNPKIGADWYLKGQQKRIVTPGKNQKHYFAGCLNVQTGKVTYADGLNKNSQLFINVLEELERQYCHAETLTLILDNYSIHKSRRVRDWLACHPKFNLLFLPVYSPWLNKIERLWQSLHETVTRNHGCQYMWQLLEKVKTFLNSCPYRNSRE